A region of Enoplosus armatus isolate fEnoArm2 chromosome 14, fEnoArm2.hap1, whole genome shotgun sequence DNA encodes the following proteins:
- the kcnmb2a gene encoding calcium-activated potassium channel subunit beta-2, with protein MFFVAGAKNKAGSGGGNERRSIYQKFREVDLLDKKKTVTALKPGEDRAILLGLGMILSSVMMYFVLGITILRSYADSVWTEEGVCVVLNSTVTADMNCSYNCGSDCWRVSKYPCLQVYVSVNNTGRVSRLSHNEETQDTSSECFYVPRCQKDSGAMHAMIMNISERLKVSQQVPCYYDPSEQQDTVLLTRLYDHSAVFHTLLWPSCMLTGGALIIVMVKLTQYLSRLCEEIGKIKR; from the exons ATGTTCTTTGTAGCAGGGGCCAAAAATAAAGCAGGATCAGGcggaggaaatgaaaggag gtcaatcTACCAGAAATTTCGTGAGGTAGATTTGTTggacaagaagaagacagtGACAGCTCTAAAGCCCGGTGAAGATCGGGCCATTCTCCTGGGACTCGGAATGATCCTCTCGTCAGTCATGATGTACTTTGTCCTGGGGATCACTATATTACGCTCCTATGCAGACAG TGTGTGGACagaagagggtgtgtgtgttgtactcaACTCCACGGTCACAGCAGACATGAACTGTTCCTACAACTGTGGGTCAGACTGCTGGAGAGTCTCCAAATACCCCTGTCTGCAGGTCTACGTGAGCGTCAATAACACGGGCCGTGTCAGCCGCTTATCTCACAATGAAGAGACCCAGGACACTAGCTCTGAA TGTTTCTATGTGCCCAGGTGCCAGAAGGACAGCGGCGCCATGCACGCCATGATTATGAACATCTCCGAGCGCCTGAAGGTGAGCCAGCAGGTCCCCTGTTACTACGACCCCAGCGAGCAGCAGGACACCGTCCTCCTGACCCGGCTGTATGACCACAGCGCCGTCTTCCACACGCTGCTCTGGCCCTCCTGCATGCTCACAGGAGGGGCCCTCATCATCGTGATGGTGAAGCTCACGCAGTACCTCTCCAGGCTATGTGAAGAGATAGGGAAAATCAAGAGGTGA
- the LOC139296631 gene encoding LOW QUALITY PROTEIN: phosphatidylinositol 4,5-bisphosphate 3-kinase catalytic subunit alpha isoform-like (The sequence of the model RefSeq protein was modified relative to this genomic sequence to represent the inferred CDS: substituted 1 base at 1 genomic stop codon), with amino-acid sequence MPPRPSSGELWGMHLMPPSILVDCLLPNGMILTLECLREATLITVKHELFKEARKYPLYHLLQEESSYIFVSVTQEAEREEFYDETRRLCDLRLFQAFLKVIEPVGNREEKILNREIGFAIGMPICEFDLVKDSEVQDFRRNILNVCKEAVDLRDSNGPHSRALYVYPPNVESSAELPRHIYNKLDKGQIIVVIWVIVSPSNDKQKYTLKINHDYVPEQVIAEAIRKKTRSMLLSQEQLKMCVQEYQGKYILKVCGCDEYLLEKYPLSQYKYVRSCIMLGRMPNLMLMAKDSLYSQLPMDNFTMPSYARRISTATPYMNGETATKSLWTINGTLRIRILCATYVNVNIRDIDKIYVRTGIYHGGEQLCDNVNTQRVPCSNPRWNEWLNYDMYIPDIPRAARLCLSICSVKGRKGAKEEHCPLAWGNINLFDYTHTLVAGKMALNLWPVPHGLEDLLNPIGVTGSNPNKETPCLELEFDHFSCPVKYPDMTIIENHANWNISRELGFNYCHTGLSNRLARDNPLTDSDNEQLRQVCNRDPLSEITEQEKDFLWRRRXYCLNMPEILPKILLAVKWNSRDEIAQMYCLLKDWPTIKPEQAMELLDCNFPDPMIREFAVKCLEKYLTDDKLSQYLIQLVQVLKYEQYLDNPLARFLLKKALTNQRIGHFFFWHLKSEMHNKTVSQRFGLLLESYCRACGMYLKHLSRQVEAMEKLINLTDLLKQEKKDEAQKVQMKFLVEQMRRPDYMDALQSFTSPLNPAHQLGNLRLEECRMMSSAKRPLWLNWENPDMMSELLFQNNEIIFKNGDDLRQDMLTLQIIRIMENIWQNQGLDLRMLPYGCLSIGDCVGLIEVVRNSHTIMQIQCKGGLKGALQFNSHTLHQWLKDKNKGEMYDQAIDLFTRSCAGYCVATFILGIGDRHNSNIMVKDDGQLFHIDFGHFLDHKKKKFGYKRERVPFVLTQDFLIVISKGTQECTKTREFERFQEMCYKAYLAIRQHANLFINLFSMMLGSGMPELQSFDDIAYIRKTLALDKTEQEALDYFMKQMNDAHHGGWTTKMDWIFHTIRQHAMN; translated from the exons ATGCCTCCAAGGCCCTCCTCAGGAGAACTATGGGGTATGCACTTGATGCCCCCCAGCATCTTAGTGGACTGCCTTCTGCCAAATGGCATGATTCTTACATTGGAGTGCCTCCGGGAGGCCACACTGATCACAGTCAAACATGAGCTTTTCAAAGAGGCCAGGAAGTACCCTCTTTACcatctgctgcaggaggagagctCCTACATCTTTGTCAGTGTCACCCAGGAGGCAGAGCGGGAGGAGTTTTACGATGAGACCAGGAGGTTGTGCGATCTCAGGCTCTTCCAGGCCTTCCTCAAAGTCATTGAGCCAGTAGgcaacagagaagagaaaattCTCAACAGAGAGATAG GTTTTGCCATTGGGATGCCTATATGTGAGTTTGATTTGGTGAAAGACTCAGAAGTGCAGGACTTCAGgaggaacattttaaatgtttgcaaagAGGCTGTGGACCTCAGAGACAGTAATGGTCCCCACAGTAGAGCTTTGTACGTATATCCTCCCAATGTAGAATCCTCTGCTGAACTTCCCAGGCACATCTATAACAAGCTAGATAAAG gTCAAATCATCGTAGTCATATGGGTTATTGTGTCACCCAGCAATGACAAGCAGAAGTATACCCTGAAGATCAACCACGACTATGTGCCAGAGCAGGTGATTGCTGAAGCCATCCGTAAGAAGACGCGTAGCATGCTGCTCTCCCAGGAGCAGTTAAAGATGTGTGTGCAGGAATATCAGGGAAAGTACATCCTCAAAGTCTGCGGCTGTGACGAGTACTTACTGGAGAAATACCCTCTGAGTCAGTACAAG TATGTGCGCAGCTGTATCATGCTGGGACGGATGCCCAACTTGATGCTAATGGCAAAAGACAGCCTGTATTCCCAGCTGCCCATGGACAACTTCACCATGCCGTCTTATGCAAGGAGAATATCCACAGCAACGCCCTACATGAATGGGGAAACAGCCACCAAGTCTCTCTGGACTATCAATGGAACGCTGAGGATTAGGATACTGTGCGCTACTTACGTCAATGTTAACATCAGAGACATTGACAag ATCTACGTCAGGACTGGGATATACCATGGTGGAGAGCAGTTGTGTGACAATGTCAACACCCAGCGCGTGCCCTGCTCGAACCCCAG GTGGAACGAGTGGCTGAACTACGACATGTACATTCCAGACATCCCTCGTGCTGCCCGACTCTGCCTCTCCATCTGCTCtgtgaaaggaaggaagggagcTAAAGAG GAGCACTGTCCCCTCGCCTGGGGCAACATCAACCTGTTTGACTACACCCACACACTAGTAGCAGGGAAGATGGCTCTCAACCTATGGCCTGTCCCACATGGCCTGGAAGACCTGCTCAACCCTATCGGTGTCACAGGCTCTAATCCCAACAAG GAAACCCCTTGCTTGGAGCTGGAGTTTGACCATTTCAGTTGCCCTGTCAAGTACCCTGACATGACCATCATTGAGAACCACGCAAACTGGAATATATCCAGAGAGCTTGGCTTCAATTACTGCCACACCGGTTTG AGTAACAGACTTGCACGAGACAACCCCCTGACTGACAGCGACAATGAGCAGCTACGCCAGGTGTGCAACAGAGACCCGCTGTCGGAAATCACTGAGCAGGAGAAAGACTTTCTATGGAGGCGCAGGTAAT ACTGCCTCAATATGCCAGAGATCCTTCCCAAGATCCTCCTGGCTGTGAAATGGAACTCCAGGGATGAGATTGCACAG atgtATTGCCTTCTGAAGGACTGGCCTACTATCAAGCCAGAACAAGCCATGGAGTTGCTGGACTGTAACTTCCCCGATCCTATGATCAGAGAGTTTGCTGTGAAGTGCCTTGAGAAATACCTAACAGATGACAAACTCTCACAGTACCTCATTCAACTGGTTCAG GTTCTAAAGTATGAGCAGTACCTTGATAACCCACTTGCACGCTTCCTGCTGAAAAAGGCATTGACCAATCAGAGGATAGgacatttcttcttctggcaTTTAAA GTCAGAGATGCACAACAAGACAGTGAGCCAGCGGTTTGGCCTGCTGCTGGAGTCGTACTGCCGGGCCTGTGGCATGTATCTGAAGCACCTGAGCAGACAGGTGGAGGCCATGGAGAAACTCATCAATCTCACCGACCtcctcaaacaggagaaaaaagatGAGGCACAGAAG GTTCAAATGAAGTTTCTGGTGGAGCAGATGAGAAGGCCTGATTACATGGATGCCCTGCAGAGCTTCACCTCCCCACTGAATCCAGCACATCAGCTGGGAAACCTCCG cctAGAGGAATGCAGGATGATGTCATCAGCCAAGCGGCCTCTGTGGCTTAATTGGGAAAACCCAGATATGATGTCAGAGCTGCTCTTTCAGAACAACGAAATCATCTTCAAAAATGGAGATG ATCTGAGGCAGGACATGCTGACACTGCAGATCATTAGGATAATGGAGAACATCTGGCAGAACCAAGGCCTTGATCTCAG GATGCTGCCGTATGGCTGTCTGTCAATCGGAGACTGTGTGGGTTTGATTGAGGTGGTGAGGAACTCTCACACTATCATGCAGATCCAGTGTAAAGGAGGCCTAAAGGGGGCGCTGCAGTTCAACAGCCATACACTGCATCAGTGGCTCAAGGATAAGAACAAGGGGGAGAT GTATGACCAGGCCATAGATCTGTTCACGAGGTCGTGTGCAGGCTACTGTGTAGCCACATTTATCCTGGGCATAGGGGACAGACACAATAGCAACATTATGGTCAAAGATGATGGACAG ctgtTCCACATAGACTTCGGCCATTTCCTTGAccacaaaaagaagaagtttgGGTACAAGAGAGAACGCGTGCCCTTTGTGCTCACACAGGACTTCTTGATCGTTATTAGCAAAGGAACTCAAGAGTGCACCAAAACAAGGGAGTTTGAAAG GTTCCAGGAGATGTGTTACAAGGCGTACCTGGCAATCCGGCAGCATGCCAACCTCTTCATCAACCTCTTCTCCATGATGCTGGGCTCAGGGATGCCCGAGCTGCAGTCCTTCGACGACATCGCTTACATCAGAAAGACCCTGGCCTTGGACAAGACGGAGCAGGAGGCCCTGGACTACTTCATGAAGCAGATGAACGATGCTCACCATGGCGGCTGGACTACCAAGATGGACTGGATCTTCCACACAATTCGCCAGCATGCCATGAACTGA
- the kcnmb3 gene encoding calcium-activated potassium channel subunit beta-3, translating to MFLSTASPRRSFSIPININLQGARRRQTRHRELFHTATASELERCRGVDGRGGPRARTQMPVLSVGEDRAILLGFTMMAFAVLMFFVVGITVVKPYVNSNWEEKASCVLLQTEILEEWVDCRGVSTVPCLRVTVNLTGSNQTVFLHFDEESVLLAPKCFYIPQCQMDGTELQKEVEKVKNSLDTHQGSTSSCFTDRTRHPGDVILNRKYTYERALFALLWPCLMLGGGALLVGLVKLTQHLAHLASEMCSETAGGRLTSRYTQGKLYRLLRRSSMQSPS from the exons ATGTTCTTGAGCACAGCTTCTCCCCGGAGGTCTTTCAGCATCCCCATTAACATCAACCTGCAGGGTGCTCGCAGGCGGCAGACACG acacagagagctcTTCCACACAGCAACAGCGTCGGAGCTCGAGCGGTGTAGAGGGGTGGATGGGCGTGGAGGGCCGCGAGCTCGGACCCAGATGCCAGTGTTGAGTGTCGGGGAGGACAGGGCCATCCTGCTGGGCTTCACCATGATGGCCTTCGCTGTGCTCATGTTCTTTGTGGTCGGCATCACTGTGGTCAAACCCTATGTTAACAG TAACTGGGAGGAGAAGGCCAgctgtgttctgctgcagaCCGAAATCCTGGAGGAGTGGGTGGACTGCAGAGGTGTGAGCACTGTGCCGTGCCTCAGGGTGACGGTTAACCTCACGGGCTCCAATCAGACGGTTTTTCTACACTTTGATGAGGAATCGGTCCTCCTTGCTCCTAAG TGTTTCTACATACCCCAATGTCAGATGGACGGAACAGAGCTTCAAAAGGAGGTcgagaaagtgaaaaacagcTTGGATACTCACCAGGGGAGCACCTCATCCTGCTTCACTGACCGCACAAGGCACCCCGGGGACGTCATCTTGAACAGGAAGTACACCTACGAGAGGGCCCTGTTTGCATTGCTGTGGCCCTGTCTGATGCTGGGTGGCGGAGCTCTGTTGGTGGGTCTTGTGAAGCTGACACAGCACTTAGCCCACCTCGCCTCTGAGATGTGCAGTGAGACCGCAGGGGGCAGGCTGACATCAAGATACACTCAGGGCAAACTGTACAGACTCCTCCGGAGGTCCAGCATGCAGTCTCCTTCATGA
- the mfsd8l2 gene encoding major facilitator superfamily domain-containing protein 8 yields the protein MDNHQKRNLTFLTIGLIFMLSGIEYAVILPTIWRYLEILEAPPYFLGLGLSAFSLSGLLTGPLFGLWSDRSKTTKSIILFSNLFEIAGNFMYFIGYSKWLLLCSRLVAGVGAGAGSSIFGFLTRSTRPEERAGVFAAIMACRQAGLLVGPAFNLFLRLCDFKLGPFVVNKYTSPGIFMCLLWVLLQFVVLAMYWDVLPISSEGGAVLVEMKQKEGEEDEMPLMGSEEEPVHTYRAVNSEQMETSAPSEMQPVLGASSVANSFKNFSREFLREEVVVLLTAQFITLFNQTALETMVTPLTQRYFSFGELGNSLMYSLCGVEVILGFFFVRWLSRKVADRAVLAVGLVICCAACIWCLIFLCNPRGGYGWELSAFIIGVFLQLLGLPFVAVSQVSLFSKVTAEKTQGFSQGVRRSVGGLATILGPLWAGGLTSNLYIMLGMMLALLIMITVMTVLSYDRLTEPRAVQCAQSSDGGG from the exons ATGGATAATCACCAAAAGAGGAATCTAACTTTTCTCACCATTGGACTGATATTTATGCTGAGCGGCATTGAGTACG CCGTCATTCTGCCTACAATATGGAGGTATCTTGAGATTTTGGAGGCCCCTCCTTACTTCCTGGGTCTGGGTCTGTCTGCCTTCAGTCTGAGCGGGCTGCTCACGGGCCCGCTTTTTGGACTCTGGTCGGACCGGAGCAAGACTACAAAGTCCATCATCCTTTTCTCCAATCTTTTTGAGATTGCCG GTAacttcatgtattttattggATATTCAAAGTGGCTGTTGTTGTGCAGTCGACTTGTagcag GTGTCGGCGCAGGAGCGGGCTCCTCCATCTTTGGTTTCCTGACTCGAAGCACTCGGCCAGAGGAGCGTGCCGGTGTCTTCGCAGCCATCATGGCCTGTCGACAAGCCGGCCTCCTTGTCG gGCCGGCGTTCAACCTGTTCCTGCGGCTGTGTGATTTCAAACTGGGGCCCTTTGTTGTGAACAAATATACGTCTCCTGGG ATCTTCATGTGCCTCTTGTGGGTGCTGCTCCAGTTTGTCGTCCTGGCTATGTACTGGGACGTACTACCCATCAGCTCGGAGGGGGGTGCAGTGTTGGTGGAGATGAAACAAAAGGAGGGCGAGGAGGATGAGATGCCGTTGATGGGGTCCGAAGAGGAGCCGGTGCACACCTACAGAGCTGTCAACTCCGAACAGATGGAGACCTCCGCCCCCTCTGAGATGCAGCCCGTCCTCGGTGCCTCGTCGGTCGCAAACTCCTTCAAAAACTTCAGCAGAG AGTTcctgagagaggaggtggttGTTCTCCTCACGGCTCAGTTCATCACTCTCTTCAATCAGACAGCGCTGGAG ACCATGGTGACTCCTCTGACGCAGCGCTACTTCAGCTTTGGCGAGCTTGGAAACAGCCTGATGTACAGCCTGTGCGGGGTGGAGGTCATCCTGGGCTTCTTCTTTGTGCGCTGGCTGAGCAGGAAGGTGGCGGACCGCGCCGTGCTGGCCGTAGGCCTGGTCATCTGCTGCGCCGCCTGTATCTGGTgcctcatcttcctctgcaACCCCCGAG GTGGTTATGGATGGGAGCTGTCGGCCTTCATCATCGgagtgtttctgcagctgctggggCTTCCCTTCGTGGCTGTGTCTCAGGTGTCTCTCTTCTCCAAAgtcactgcagagaaaacacaag GATTCAGCCAAGGTGTCAGACGCTCAGTTGGAGGCCTGGCCACCATCTTGGGCCCTTTGTGGGCTGGAGGATTGACCAGTAATTTGTACATAATGCTGGGCATGATGCTAGCTCTCCTCATAATGATCACA GTTATGACAGTGCTGTCCTACGACCGCCTGACGGAGCCCAGGGCAGTGCAGTGCGCCCAGAGCTCAGACGGCGGAGGATAG